Genomic DNA from bacterium:
ATTTTCATTTAGTCGCCCAAACTCCACTCTCTTTGCCGGAATTCAAAGGTTCTGCCTTACGGGGCGGTTTTGGCACTGTATTTAAAAAGGTCTGCTGTGCTTTTAAAAACCGTCTCTATTGTCTTGACTGCAGTTTGAACGAAACTTGTACCTACGCCTATGTCTTTGAGACGCCGAATACTGCCAAAATGGAGCCCGGCCTGACCGCTCAGAATTTGCCACATCCTTTTATCATCCGTCCGCCTCTGACGCCCGTACTAATGTTACAGCCTGGTGATGCTTTTCATTTTTCGTTGGTATTGATAGGAAAGGGTATTGATTTTTTCCCTTTTTTTGTATATGCATTCGAAGAACTCGGCAAAACCGGCCTGGGTAAGGGGCAGGGCCGTTATATTTTGGATAGCATATCCGGTGAGGAAGGGCAGCAAGTTTATAGCAGATCCAGCAGAACTCTTATGCGCAATTTTACCGTGTATAACATAGCGGATCAAGCCGTTCAAATAAAGCCTTCTTCGCATAGGCTGAATCTTGAGTTCCTGACTCCTACGCGCATTACGCAAAAAAATGACCTGACGAAAAATCTGAGCTTTGAGCTTTTAATGCGTAACATATTGCGGCGCGGTTCGCTGCTTGCACGACTCCATTCTGATAAAGAATGGGAACTGGATTATAATACTGTTTTCGAGAAATCACGTCAGATCAAGGTCAAGTATGACGGCCTAAGATGGTATGATTGGGAGAGATATTCCCGCCGGCAACGGCAGCGGATGAATCTTCGCGGCTTCACTGGCGGAATTGCATTCGAAGGTGAACTGGCCCCCTTTTTGCCTTTTATCCTCCTCGGAAGCAGAATCAACATAGGTAAAAATACCAGCTTTGGTATGGGTTGGTACAGAATCCTTTCGGATGAACCATCATTGAATTGACCCGGGAACGTTCTTCCGTGGTCTGATTGACATTTTTTTCCATGAGCTATTCCTGGGTATCGTGATAATGCCTGAAGTAAAACCATGGAGAGCTTATGGCCGGTGTGCTTTATTCAGCAATAATAAATGAGGCGAATCTCCTCGCCGCATGGCAGCATGTGCGCGCCAATCTGGGGGCTCCGGGCATAGATCGAATCAGCGTCGATGATTTTGAAAAATGTGCCGAAAAGGAGCTCGCTGTCCTTCATCAGGAACTCGCCAATCAAGCCTTCCAACCTGCCCCTTATCTGACTTTTACTAAAGAAAAATCCGCCAATAAATCCCGTGTCTTACACATTCCTACCGTAAGGGACCGCATTGTACAGCAGGCTGTATTGCAGCAAATCCGCTCTCTTTTGGAGAAGCAATTTCATGATTGCAGTTATGCCTATCGTCCTGGCAGGTCAGCGGTCAAGGCCCTAGCACGCGTGGAGCGGCACTTGTCCAGAGGGCTTACCTGGATTCTCAATGCAGACATAACCACTTTTTTTGATGAAATTGACCGATCAATCCTGAAGAAAAAAATTGAATACTTGATCGAAGATAGGGATGTGACCAGCCTAGTCTTTTCCTGCATTAATGCCTTACCCAGTGAGTTGCAAAAGGGTATTCCACAGGGGATGGTTCTGGCACCCCTCTTGTCAAATCTCTATCTTAATGACTTTGATGGTGTGATGCAAAAGGGGACTTGGCACTATGTCCGTTTTTCTGATAATTTTGTCGTTTTGAATAACCGACGGGAAGGTGCTGAAGAGGCCCTGGAGCGTAGCAGAACCCTCCTGACTGATTTAAAGCTGGAGTTGAACCCCGAAAAAACCAAAATCTGTGCACTTGAGGAGGGATTTGTTTTTCTTGGTTATCAGTTTGATGAGAACGGTAAAAGGCCTTCTGAAGCGTCACGCCAACGCCTCGATGCCCGTCTGCAGGGTGCTCTGGCTAAAGCAGTGGATCTGTCTCAGGAAGCCCTGAAGGAGAAGATAGATGCCATCATCACAGGCTGGCTGAATTATTTCAGCCTTACGACCCGAGATCGACATAATCTGCTCCTTGAATTGCAGCAACAATACAAAGGGCAGAATGTTTCGATGCCACAGCGAATTTTGCAGACAGCCCTGGCCTTT
This window encodes:
- a CDS encoding reverse transcriptase domain-containing protein, which gives rise to MAGVLYSAIINEANLLAAWQHVRANLGAPGIDRISVDDFEKCAEKELAVLHQELANQAFQPAPYLTFTKEKSANKSRVLHIPTVRDRIVQQAVLQQIRSLLEKQFHDCSYAYRPGRSAVKALARVERHLSRGLTWILNADITTFFDEIDRSILKKKIEYLIEDRDVTSLVFSCINALPSELQKGIPQGMVLAPLLSNLYLNDFDGVMQKGTWHYVRFSDNFVVLNNRREGAEEALERSRTLLTDLKLELNPEKTKICALEEGFVFLGYQFDENGKRPSEASRQRLDARLQGALAKAVDLSQEALKEKIDAIITGWLNYFSLTTRDRHNLLLELQQQYKGQNVSMPQRILQTALAFQLGDKVGAKSLLEEMPPEPVEDAEVNYQWALMCELAGLTNEAQDGYLAAVRKNSDHGEAVFRLGLLYLQQNQNERAIRYLQKAIQLQPFNAAVHFTLATALENYALHGAARQAYRRAAELDKNIGKWMKVELSEKQASATRMNYSESD
- the cas6 gene encoding CRISPR system precrRNA processing endoribonuclease RAMP protein Cas6, which produces MSQSGFSATEKWTECVQLASVIFDFHLVAQTPLSLPEFKGSALRGGFGTVFKKVCCAFKNRLYCLDCSLNETCTYAYVFETPNTAKMEPGLTAQNLPHPFIIRPPLTPVLMLQPGDAFHFSLVLIGKGIDFFPFFVYAFEELGKTGLGKGQGRYILDSISGEEGQQVYSRSSRTLMRNFTVYNIADQAVQIKPSSHRLNLEFLTPTRITQKNDLTKNLSFELLMRNILRRGSLLARLHSDKEWELDYNTVFEKSRQIKVKYDGLRWYDWERYSRRQRQRMNLRGFTGGIAFEGELAPFLPFILLGSRINIGKNTSFGMGWYRILSDEPSLN